A genomic stretch from Oleomonas cavernae includes:
- a CDS encoding cysteine hydrolase family protein, which translates to MNVQVTARPFGFPHEGALDPARVALLVIDLQVDFLGLDGYFARMGYDPAPLRAILPAMNSVIEAARAAGCLIVHTRQGYRHDLADLTPYEQWRRRRSGMAGTTALVRGHPGFEIVPEISVAPQDVIVDKTANSAFTYTDLDHILRARGITHLMFTGCTTDVCVHTTLREAADRNYQCLLIEDACASGDAYAHAAAVYMTTIEDGLFGVVADAAAVVAGLKGARG; encoded by the coding sequence ATGAATGTTCAGGTAACCGCGCGACCCTTCGGCTTTCCTCACGAAGGCGCGCTCGATCCGGCAAGGGTCGCCTTGCTGGTGATCGACCTTCAGGTCGATTTCCTCGGTCTCGACGGCTACTTCGCCCGCATGGGCTACGACCCGGCGCCCTTGCGCGCCATCCTGCCCGCGATGAACAGCGTGATCGAGGCTGCCCGCGCCGCCGGCTGCCTGATCGTCCACACGCGCCAGGGCTACCGCCACGACCTGGCCGACCTGACGCCCTACGAGCAATGGCGCCGCCGCCGGTCGGGCATGGCAGGCACCACCGCCCTGGTGCGCGGCCACCCCGGTTTCGAGATCGTGCCGGAAATCTCGGTGGCTCCCCAGGACGTGATCGTCGACAAGACCGCCAACAGCGCCTTCACCTATACCGACCTCGATCATATCCTGCGCGCCCGCGGCATCACCCACCTGATGTTCACCGGCTGCACCACCGACGTCTGCGTCCACACCACCCTGCGCGAAGCCGCCGACCGTAACTACCAGTGCCTGCTGATCGAGGACGCCTGCGCCAGCGGCGACGCCTATGCCCACGCGGCCGCTGTCTACATGACCACGATCGAGGACGGCCTGTTCGGCGTGGTGGCAGACGCGGCCGCCGTGGTCGCGGGGTTGAAGGGCGCCCGAGGTTAG
- the fumC gene encoding class II fumarate hydratase encodes MGETRTEKDSFGPIEVPADRLWGANTQRSIENFPIGGPEERIPAAIIRALALIKIAAVRVNCTLGKVDSDLAAAIAEAAEEVAEGKHAAEFPLVIWQTGSGTQTNMNVNEVVANRANEMLGAPRGAKAPVHPNDHVNQGQSSNDCFPTAIHIAAAEQVTHRLLPGLHHLHKALHAKAEEWAAIVKMGRTHLQDAVPLTLGQEFGGYAAQVAFAIRGVEHALDGILDLAQGGTAVGTGLNAPAGFDEKVAAEIAKVTSIPFRPAPDKFAALAGHEPAAALSAAIEVAAIACFKIASDIRLMGSGPRSGLGELSLPENEPGSSIMPGKVNPTQAEALTMVATRVIGNHATIAFAATQGHFELNVFKPVIAAALLQSIALLGDAARSFADRCVTGALANQRRLDESVQRSLMLVTALAPEIGYDNAAKIAKHAHAHEQTLREAALELGLISAERFDVLVDARTMIGPGGEG; translated from the coding sequence ATGGGCGAGACCCGCACCGAAAAAGACAGTTTCGGCCCGATCGAGGTGCCGGCGGACCGGCTTTGGGGCGCCAATACCCAGCGCAGCATCGAGAACTTTCCCATCGGCGGTCCGGAAGAGCGCATCCCCGCCGCCATCATCCGGGCCCTGGCCCTGATCAAGATCGCCGCGGTTCGGGTCAACTGCACCCTGGGCAAGGTCGATTCCGATCTTGCCGCCGCCATCGCCGAAGCGGCCGAGGAAGTGGCCGAAGGCAAGCACGCGGCCGAATTCCCCCTGGTGATCTGGCAGACCGGCTCGGGCACCCAGACCAACATGAATGTGAACGAGGTCGTCGCCAACCGCGCCAACGAGATGCTGGGCGCCCCGCGCGGGGCCAAGGCACCGGTGCATCCCAACGACCATGTGAACCAGGGCCAGTCGTCCAACGACTGCTTCCCGACCGCGATCCACATCGCGGCAGCCGAGCAGGTGACGCACCGCCTGCTGCCCGGGCTGCACCACCTGCACAAGGCGCTGCACGCCAAGGCCGAGGAATGGGCCGCCATCGTCAAGATGGGGCGGACCCATTTGCAGGATGCCGTGCCCCTGACACTCGGCCAGGAATTCGGCGGCTATGCCGCACAGGTCGCCTTTGCCATTCGCGGCGTCGAACATGCCCTGGACGGGATCCTGGACCTCGCCCAGGGTGGCACCGCCGTGGGCACCGGCCTGAACGCGCCCGCCGGCTTCGACGAGAAGGTGGCGGCCGAGATTGCCAAGGTCACCAGCATCCCCTTCCGCCCCGCGCCCGACAAATTCGCCGCCCTGGCCGGGCACGAGCCGGCGGCGGCCCTGTCGGCCGCGATCGAGGTTGCGGCCATTGCCTGCTTCAAGATCGCCAGCGACATCCGCCTGATGGGCTCGGGCCCGCGCTCAGGGCTCGGCGAGTTGTCGCTGCCGGAAAACGAGCCGGGCTCGTCGATCATGCCGGGCAAGGTGAATCCGACCCAGGCCGAAGCCCTGACCATGGTGGCGACGCGGGTGATCGGCAATCACGCCACCATCGCCTTTGCCGCGACCCAGGGCCATTTCGAGCTCAATGTGTTCAAGCCGGTGATCGCGGCCGCCCTGTTGCAGTCCATCGCCCTGCTGGGCGATGCCGCGCGTTCCTTCGCCGATCGCTGCGTCACCGGGGCGCTGGCCAACCAGCGGCGGCTGGATGAATCGGTGCAGCGCTCGCTGATGCTGGTGACCGCGCTGGCCCCCGAGATCGGCTATGACAACGCCGCCAAGATCGCCAAGCACGCCCATGCCCATGAACAGACGCTGCGCGAGGCCGCCCTTGAACTGGGGCTGATCTCGGCAGAGCGCTTCGATGTCCTGGTCGATGCGCGGACCATGATCGGCCCTGGCGGAGAAGGTTAG
- the dapA gene encoding 4-hydroxy-tetrahydrodipicolinate synthase, translating into METNQTALQGLWLPLVTPFRDGALDEVSLRRLVRHFACEPVDGLILGATTGEGLTLEEAEAERLIRVTADELAAIGRRLPLYLGLSGSDTRKGVKALARTATWGADGYLIACPYYTRPSQQGLVAHFEALADSTQRPILIYNIPYRTGVNLGNEAMLALAGHANIAGVKDCCADPAQSFDLMRRKPAGFAVLTGEDAFFYGALTQGADGGILASAHVETRAFVEVRDRLARGDQAGALSAWHRLCDLPRLLFAEPSPSPIKHWLWRAGLIDSPEVRLPMTPVSDTLAARIDQAVGAAKAGAHRSPTT; encoded by the coding sequence ATGGAAACCAATCAGACGGCGTTGCAGGGCCTGTGGCTGCCGCTCGTCACCCCGTTCCGCGACGGCGCGCTGGACGAGGTCTCGCTGCGCCGCCTGGTGCGGCATTTCGCATGCGAGCCGGTCGACGGCTTGATCCTGGGCGCCACCACCGGCGAGGGTCTGACCCTGGAGGAGGCCGAGGCCGAACGCCTGATCAGGGTCACGGCGGATGAACTGGCCGCGATCGGCCGGCGCCTGCCCTTGTACCTGGGCCTTTCGGGCAGCGACACCCGCAAGGGCGTGAAGGCGCTGGCGCGCACCGCCACCTGGGGCGCGGACGGCTACCTGATCGCCTGCCCCTATTATACGCGGCCCTCGCAGCAGGGTTTGGTGGCCCATTTCGAGGCCCTGGCCGACAGCACGCAGCGGCCGATCCTGATCTACAACATTCCCTATCGCACCGGCGTCAACCTGGGCAACGAGGCGATGCTGGCGCTGGCAGGCCATGCGAACATCGCCGGCGTCAAGGATTGCTGTGCCGATCCGGCCCAGTCCTTCGACCTGATGCGCCGCAAGCCGGCGGGTTTTGCCGTGCTGACCGGCGAGGATGCCTTCTTCTATGGGGCGCTGACCCAGGGGGCCGACGGCGGCATCCTGGCCTCCGCCCATGTCGAAACGCGGGCTTTCGTCGAGGTCCGGGACAGGCTGGCGCGCGGCGACCAGGCCGGGGCCCTGTCGGCCTGGCACCGCCTCTGCGACCTGCCGCGCCTGCTCTTCGCCGAGCCCAGCCCGTCGCCCATCAAGCACTGGCTGTGGCGGGCCGGGCTGATCGACAGCCCGGAAGTGCGCCTGCCCATGACCCCGGTCAGCGACACGCTCGCCGCCCGGATCGACCAGGCCGTCGGCGCGGCGAAGGCCGGCGCACACCGAAGTCCCACCACTTGA
- a CDS encoding PIN domain-containing protein codes for MTVSTIRAVLDADVLYPLPLRDTLLSAAVEGCFQPLWSAAILDEAIRNLVKAQRMTPDGAIALRRNLDAHFEDARVTGYEALVGRMHNHPKDRHVAACAVAGKADLIVTSNIKDFARLPHGILAVTPDDFLSRLLTDTPNLLRKALQAQSARLKRKPMSVAEIVTLLEKVAPKFAATWQAGA; via the coding sequence ATGACTGTTTCCACGATCCGCGCCGTCCTCGACGCCGATGTTCTCTACCCTCTGCCCCTGCGAGACACGTTGTTGTCGGCCGCCGTCGAGGGATGCTTTCAGCCCTTGTGGAGCGCCGCGATCCTGGATGAAGCAATACGCAATCTCGTCAAGGCCCAGCGGATGACGCCCGACGGTGCCATTGCCCTGCGGCGGAACCTCGACGCACATTTCGAAGATGCCCGTGTCACGGGCTACGAGGCACTTGTCGGCCGGATGCACAACCATCCCAAAGATCGCCATGTGGCAGCCTGCGCCGTCGCCGGCAAGGCTGATCTGATCGTAACCTCCAACATCAAGGACTTTGCGCGCCTGCCCCATGGGATCCTTGCCGTGACACCCGACGACTTTCTCTCGAGGCTGCTGACCGACACGCCGAATCTGCTGCGCAAAGCCCTCCAGGCCCAGTCGGCGCGCTTGAAACGCAAGCCGATGAGTGTTGCCGAGATCGTGACCCTGCTCGAAAAGGTCGCGCCGAAATTCGCGGCAACATGGCAGGCCGGCGCCTAA
- a CDS encoding transglutaminase family protein has translation MVKQLTVQHTTRYTYAKPVTLGTHRLMMRPRDSHDLRLVDATLTLSPPGAVRWIHDVFGNSVALVDFADPTSELTIESVLEIDRYPYVPPRLDLDPDALTYPFIYSPDDRRDLGPLCENHYPDPKGRLAEWVNGFVMAKGTDTLALLADINGGIKDGFAYQTRIVEGTQTPIETLELGSGTCRDFALLMIESARLLGFGARFVSGYLYDPALDAGADEVVVQGAGATHAWVEVYLPGTGWVEYDPTNGLIGSEALIRVAVTRDAAQAVPIIGSFVGDTGDYLGMTVEVSVTSGSRQPARVPVLQPA, from the coding sequence ATGGTCAAGCAATTGACGGTACAGCACACCACCCGTTACACCTACGCCAAGCCGGTGACCCTGGGCACGCACCGCCTGATGATGCGCCCGCGCGACAGCCACGACCTGCGCCTGGTCGACGCCACGCTGACCCTGTCGCCGCCGGGCGCGGTGCGGTGGATTCACGATGTCTTTGGCAACTCGGTGGCGCTGGTGGATTTCGCCGATCCCACCAGCGAGCTGACGATCGAAAGCGTCCTGGAAATCGACCGATATCCCTATGTCCCGCCGCGCCTCGATCTCGACCCCGACGCCCTGACCTATCCCTTCATCTATTCGCCCGATGATCGCCGCGACCTAGGCCCCCTGTGCGAGAACCACTATCCCGATCCCAAGGGCCGCCTGGCGGAATGGGTGAACGGCTTCGTGATGGCCAAGGGCACCGACACGCTGGCGCTGCTGGCCGACATCAATGGCGGCATCAAGGACGGTTTCGCCTACCAGACCAGGATCGTGGAGGGCACGCAAACCCCGATCGAGACACTGGAGCTGGGCAGCGGCACCTGCCGGGATTTTGCCCTGCTGATGATCGAAAGCGCACGGCTGCTGGGGTTCGGCGCCCGCTTCGTCTCGGGCTATCTCTATGATCCAGCCCTCGACGCCGGCGCCGACGAGGTCGTCGTGCAGGGGGCCGGGGCCACCCATGCCTGGGTCGAGGTCTACCTGCCCGGCACCGGCTGGGTCGAATACGACCCGACCAACGGCCTGATCGGCAGCGAGGCGCTGATCCGCGTCGCCGTCACCCGCGACGCCGCACAGGCGGTGCCCATCATCGGCAGTTTCGTGGGCGACACTGGTGATTACCTGGGGATGACGGTCGAGGTCTCGGTGACCAGCGGCAGCCGCCAGCCGGCCCGCGTGCCGGTGCTTCAGCCGGCCTGA
- a CDS encoding DUF4286 family protein gives MTRHVQIVLSNPVETAREAEFNDWYTNQHIPDLMTLPGFVRAQRFRLANSFRDPRGGPTWRYMVYYELDTPDLGQMLTDLVDAHSDGRITVSDVLHNETLTALVYSPVAPFHGEAGRRRQIFVALSNPSEGREDDFNIWYDNQHVPDVVSIPGFKGAERFKLAIPFLDPLAGGQYLAIYDVDTDDIDALAALVRENAVTGKTVMSDAIDMKTLTALFFEPVGGVITPL, from the coding sequence ATGACGCGGCATGTGCAGATCGTCTTGTCCAATCCCGTCGAGACGGCCCGAGAGGCGGAATTCAACGATTGGTACACCAATCAGCACATTCCCGACCTGATGACTCTGCCCGGCTTCGTCCGGGCCCAGCGGTTTCGCCTGGCCAATAGTTTCCGCGATCCCCGGGGCGGGCCGACCTGGCGCTATATGGTCTATTACGAACTCGATACCCCGGACCTGGGGCAGATGCTCACTGACCTGGTCGATGCCCACAGCGACGGCCGCATCACGGTCAGCGACGTGCTCCACAACGAAACCCTGACCGCCCTGGTCTACAGCCCGGTGGCCCCCTTCCATGGCGAGGCGGGCCGGCGCCGGCAGATCTTCGTCGCCCTGTCCAATCCAAGCGAAGGCCGGGAGGACGACTTCAACATCTGGTACGACAACCAGCATGTCCCCGACGTGGTCTCGATCCCGGGGTTCAAGGGGGCCGAGCGCTTCAAGCTGGCAATCCCCTTCCTCGACCCGCTGGCCGGCGGCCAATACCTGGCGATCTACGACGTCGACACCGACGATATCGACGCGCTGGCGGCCCTGGTGCGCGAGAATGCCGTGACCGGCAAGACGGTGATGTCCGATGCGATCGACATGAAGACGCTGACCGCCCTGTTCTTCGAACCGGTGGGCGGAGTCATCACGCCGCTGTAA
- a CDS encoding ribbon-helix-helix domain-containing protein, with product MQKRSIEIAGHRTSVSLEDSFWSALADLARIEGRTVNMVVTDIDAARDGETNLSSAIRQTLLAAARAGRLPGRDDQAG from the coding sequence ATGCAGAAGCGCTCGATCGAAATCGCCGGGCACCGCACATCGGTCAGCCTGGAGGATTCCTTCTGGTCGGCGCTGGCCGATCTCGCGCGCATCGAAGGCCGCACCGTCAACATGGTGGTGACCGATATCGATGCCGCGCGCGACGGCGAAACCAACCTCTCCAGCGCCATCCGCCAGACCCTGCTGGCCGCCGCCCGGGCCGGGCGGCTGCCCGGCCGGGACGATCAGGCCGGCTGA
- a CDS encoding SspB family protein: protein MAKDYMNYGGMVQDALRGVVRQALTRVATQGLPGNHHLYLSFKTGADGVDIPEHLRDRYPDEMTIILQHQYWGLKVSDTGFEVQLNFNKMPERLVIPYAAMTGFFDPSVQFGLQFQPNQGDAQTVRPAISATPASARTTTEPTPLVTSKPAETETASKGEDKPAEPPAGEKRGEVLTLDAFRKK from the coding sequence ATGGCCAAGGATTATATGAATTACGGCGGCATGGTGCAGGACGCGCTGCGCGGCGTGGTGCGTCAGGCGCTGACCCGTGTGGCGACGCAGGGCCTGCCCGGCAACCACCACCTGTACCTGTCGTTCAAGACCGGGGCCGACGGCGTCGACATTCCCGAACACCTGCGCGACCGCTATCCCGACGAGATGACCATCATCCTGCAGCACCAGTATTGGGGCCTGAAGGTGTCGGACACCGGCTTCGAGGTGCAGCTCAACTTCAACAAGATGCCTGAGCGGCTGGTCATCCCCTATGCCGCCATGACCGGCTTCTTCGACCCTTCCGTGCAATTCGGCCTGCAGTTTCAGCCCAACCAGGGCGATGCCCAGACCGTACGCCCCGCCATCAGCGCCACCCCGGCATCGGCCCGCACCACCACCGAGCCGACCCCGCTGGTGACGTCCAAGCCCGCCGAAACCGAAACCGCGTCCAAGGGCGAGGACAAGCCGGCCGAGCCGCCGGCCGGCGAGAAGCGCGGCGAAGTCTTGACGCTGGACGCATTCCGCAAGAAATAA
- a CDS encoding calcium-binding protein, with the protein MTTASFDPASGVLTVTGGSAADSITISRDAAGVILVNGGAIVVTGGTPTVANTALIEVSGLVGNDTVALDESNGALPRATLVAGSGHDTEAGGSGSDTLLGDSGNDILLGKGGFDLLFGGDGNDTLTGGDADDQLFGEGGNDRMIWNPGDDTDLFEGGLGTDTAEVNGGNGAEVFVITANGTRVRFDRVDPAPFALDIGTTENLVVHANGGDDSVTASGNLAALIGLTIDGGAGNDTLAGGNGADLLIGGDGNDVVTGVQGNDHALLGAGDDRFVWNPGDGSDAVEGEDGVDALDFNASNGNENIAISADGRRTLITRDIGAITMDLLDVETINIDALGGNDTIAVGVLSATPVAQVVIELAASGGTAADGLADQVTIDGTTRNDTISVAGSGGTLSVAGLSALVTIAHSEAIDGLTIRAGAGSDTVTAAALPGGNTSLLLDGGTGNDTLIGSAGADILLGGDGNDLISGRQGTDVALMGAGNDVFTWSPGDSSDTVEGQDGTDTLDFFASAANENIDIAANGGRVRLFRDIANITMDMNDVERITQHALGGVDTTVINDLSGTDITQLTIDLAGTIGGTAGDGQIDTVIANVTAGDDAVSLRGSNGTAIVEGLAYSITVAHAEAADRIIVNGLGGADTLNAASLAASAMALILDGGAGDDTLTGGGGADQLFGGDDNDVLVGGGGSDQLFGLAGTDRMIWNPGDGTDLMEGGDGADTAEVNGGDGAESFTITANGTRVRFDRVDAAPFSLDIGTTERLVLDAGGGGDLISAAGNLAALISLTIDGGAGDDTILAGNGADVILGGDGNDFIDGQQGNDVALLGAGNDVFHWDPGDGSDIVEGQDGTDTLDFFASAANENIDIAANGGRVRLFRDIGNIIMDMNDIERIAVHALGGTDSTVINDLSGTDVTQVAIDLAGTIGGSAGDGLADTVIANGSAGDDTVDLHGNNGTAVAEGLAASITVSHAEAIDRLVVNGLGGADTLDAASLTASAIALTLDGGADNDTLTGGGGGDLLLGGDGDDIVTGKRGNDLAFLGAGNDRFAWSVGDGVDTVEGQAGADQLDLGGSAPAQAFGLFANGGRVVVQDDNAGAILDIDDIETVALTLLGGPDTVTVDDLAGTDVTRVAIDLAATPGGALGDGQVDRITINGTVGDDVVELGAEGGGVIALGLAAAVAITHAEAGDQILVNGDSGVDFLSATAPAANGGQFIFDGGTGNDIIIGGAGNDVIIGAAGADNLDGGTGIDTLDYRQSADAVTIDIRLNTATGGDAISDTIARFENVLGSDLADTITGSAGVNLLDGGQGNDALSALGGNDTLDGDIGNDLLTGGAGLDTLIGGTGADLFIYVAAADSAVSAQDLITDFHRSHHDKIDVTAIDANTVLAGDQSFSFINTAAFGGNRGELRIAYGTDSATVSGDINGDGTADFAITLAGIDAAHALAVSDFLL; encoded by the coding sequence ATGACCACCGCCTCGTTCGACCCCGCATCCGGCGTCCTCACCGTGACCGGCGGGTCGGCGGCAGACAGCATCACCATCAGCCGCGACGCCGCCGGCGTTATCCTGGTCAACGGCGGCGCCATCGTGGTGACCGGCGGCACGCCCACCGTGGCCAATACCGCCCTGATCGAGGTATCCGGCCTCGTCGGCAACGACACCGTCGCGCTGGACGAATCCAATGGCGCCCTGCCCCGGGCCACCCTGGTGGCCGGCAGCGGCCATGATACCGAGGCCGGCGGCAGCGGCAGCGACACGCTCCTTGGCGACAGCGGCAACGACATCCTGCTGGGCAAGGGCGGCTTCGACCTGCTGTTCGGCGGTGACGGCAACGACACCCTGACCGGCGGCGACGCCGACGACCAGCTCTTCGGCGAGGGCGGCAACGACCGCATGATCTGGAACCCCGGCGACGATACCGACCTGTTCGAGGGCGGTCTCGGCACCGACACGGCCGAGGTCAACGGCGGCAACGGCGCCGAGGTTTTCGTGATCACGGCGAACGGCACGCGGGTGCGCTTCGACCGGGTCGATCCCGCGCCCTTCGCCCTCGATATCGGCACGACCGAAAATCTCGTCGTCCATGCCAATGGCGGCGACGACAGCGTGACCGCCAGCGGCAACCTCGCCGCGCTCATCGGCCTGACCATCGACGGCGGCGCCGGCAACGATACGCTGGCCGGCGGCAACGGCGCCGACCTGCTGATCGGCGGCGACGGCAACGATGTGGTGACCGGTGTCCAGGGCAACGACCATGCCCTGCTGGGTGCCGGCGACGACCGCTTCGTCTGGAATCCGGGCGACGGCAGCGACGCGGTCGAGGGGGAGGACGGCGTCGATGCCCTCGACTTCAACGCCTCCAACGGCAACGAGAATATCGCCATTTCGGCCGATGGCAGGCGCACCCTGATCACCCGCGACATCGGCGCGATCACGATGGACCTGCTCGACGTCGAGACGATCAACATCGATGCCCTTGGCGGCAACGATACGATCGCGGTCGGGGTCCTCTCCGCCACGCCCGTCGCCCAAGTGGTGATCGAGCTTGCGGCCTCGGGCGGTACGGCGGCGGACGGCCTGGCCGACCAGGTGACCATCGACGGCACCACGCGGAACGATACGATCTCGGTCGCCGGCAGCGGCGGCACGCTCAGCGTCGCCGGCCTGTCGGCGCTGGTCACCATCGCTCATTCGGAGGCGATCGACGGCCTGACCATCAGAGCCGGCGCCGGCAGCGACACCGTCACGGCGGCGGCCCTGCCCGGTGGCAACACCTCCCTGCTCCTGGACGGCGGCACCGGCAACGACACGCTGATCGGCAGCGCCGGCGCCGACATTCTGTTGGGCGGCGACGGTAACGACCTGATCAGTGGCCGGCAGGGCACCGATGTCGCCCTGATGGGGGCCGGCAACGATGTCTTCACCTGGAGTCCGGGCGATAGCAGCGACACGGTCGAGGGTCAGGACGGCACCGACACGCTCGACTTCTTCGCCAGTGCCGCCAACGAGAACATCGACATCGCCGCCAACGGCGGCCGCGTCCGCCTGTTCCGTGATATCGCCAACATCACCATGGACATGAACGATGTCGAGCGGATCACCCAGCACGCGCTGGGCGGCGTCGACACCACCGTGATCAACGACCTGAGCGGCACCGATATAACCCAACTCACCATCGATCTCGCGGGCACCATCGGCGGCACGGCCGGCGACGGTCAGATCGATACCGTCATTGCCAATGTTACGGCCGGCGACGATGCCGTCAGCCTGCGCGGCAGCAACGGCACGGCCATCGTCGAAGGCCTCGCCTACTCGATCACCGTCGCCCACGCCGAGGCGGCGGACCGGATCATCGTCAACGGCCTGGGCGGGGCGGATACGCTGAACGCCGCCTCGCTCGCCGCCAGTGCCATGGCGCTGATCCTCGACGGCGGTGCGGGGGATGACACCCTGACCGGTGGCGGGGGCGCCGACCAACTGTTCGGCGGCGACGACAACGACGTGCTAGTGGGCGGCGGCGGCAGCGACCAGCTCTTCGGCCTGGCCGGCACCGACCGCATGATCTGGAACCCCGGCGACGGCACCGACCTGATGGAAGGCGGCGACGGCGCCGACACGGCCGAGGTCAACGGCGGCGACGGGGCGGAGAGCTTCACGATCACCGCCAACGGCACGAGGGTGCGTTTTGACCGGGTCGATGCGGCCCCGTTCAGCCTGGATATCGGCACGACCGAGCGCCTCGTGCTCGACGCCGGCGGCGGCGGCGACCTGATAAGCGCCGCCGGCAACCTTGCCGCACTCATCAGCCTGACCATCGACGGCGGTGCCGGCGACGATACGATCCTGGCCGGCAACGGCGCCGATGTGATCCTGGGCGGTGATGGTAACGATTTCATCGATGGCCAGCAGGGCAATGACGTTGCCCTGCTGGGTGCTGGCAATGATGTCTTCCACTGGGATCCGGGCGACGGCAGCGACATTGTGGAAGGCCAGGACGGCACCGACACACTCGATTTCTTCGCCAGCGCCGCCAACGAGAACATCGACATCGCCGCCAACGGTGGCCGCGTCCGCCTGTTCCGCGATATCGGCAACATCATCATGGACATGAACGATATCGAGCGGATCGCCGTGCACGCGCTGGGCGGTACCGACAGCACCGTGATCAACGACCTGAGCGGCACGGATGTGACGCAGGTTGCCATCGATCTCGCGGGCACGATCGGCGGCTCGGCCGGCGATGGGCTGGCCGACACGGTGATCGCCAACGGCTCGGCGGGCGACGATACGGTCGACCTGCACGGCAACAACGGCACGGCCGTCGCCGAAGGCCTTGCGGCTTCGATCACCGTCAGCCATGCCGAGGCGATCGACCGGCTGGTGGTCAACGGCCTGGGTGGTGCCGATACGCTCGATGCGGCCTCGCTCACCGCCAGCGCCATCGCGCTGACCCTCGACGGCGGGGCCGACAACGATACCCTGACCGGCGGCGGCGGCGGCGACCTCCTGCTGGGCGGGGACGGCGACGATATCGTGACCGGCAAGCGCGGCAACGACCTGGCCTTCCTGGGTGCCGGCAACGACCGTTTCGCCTGGTCGGTGGGCGACGGCGTTGACACGGTCGAAGGCCAGGCCGGCGCCGACCAGCTCGACCTCGGCGGGTCGGCGCCGGCCCAGGCCTTCGGCCTGTTTGCCAATGGCGGACGGGTCGTCGTCCAGGACGACAACGCAGGCGCGATCCTGGATATCGATGACATCGAGACGGTCGCCCTCACCCTTCTGGGCGGCCCGGATACGGTCACGGTCGATGACCTCGCGGGAACTGACGTGACCAGGGTTGCGATCGACCTTGCGGCCACCCCCGGCGGCGCGCTGGGCGACGGCCAGGTGGACCGGATCACGATCAACGGCACCGTGGGCGACGACGTCGTCGAACTGGGCGCGGAGGGCGGCGGGGTGATCGCGCTGGGCCTGGCGGCGGCGGTCGCGATCACGCATGCCGAGGCTGGGGACCAGATCCTCGTCAATGGCGACTCCGGGGTCGACTTCCTGTCGGCGACGGCGCCGGCGGCGAACGGCGGCCAGTTCATTTTCGATGGCGGGACGGGCAACGACATCATCATCGGCGGCGCCGGCAACGACGTGATCATCGGCGCCGCCGGCGCCGACAACCTGGATGGTGGCACCGGAATCGACACGCTGGACTATCGCCAGTCGGCCGACGCCGTCACCATCGACATCCGGCTGAACACGGCGACCGGCGGCGATGCGATCAGCGATACCATCGCCCGTTTCGAGAACGTCCTGGGCAGCGACCTTGCCGATACGATTACCGGCTCGGCAGGGGTCAACCTGCTCGACGGCGGGCAGGGCAACGATGCCTTGAGCGCACTGGGCGGGAACGACACGCTCGACGGCGATATCGGCAACGACCTGCTCACCGGCGGGGCCGGCCTGGATACGCTGATCGGCGGCACGGGCGCCGACCTCTTCATCTATGTCGCGGCAGCCGACAGCGCGGTTTCGGCGCAGGACCTCATCACCGACTTCCACCGCTCGCATCACGACAAGATCGACGTGACGGCGATCGATGCCAACACGGTGCTGGCCGGCGACCAGTCCTTCAGCTTCATCAACACGGCGGCCTTCGGCGGCAACCGGGGCGAATTGCGCATCGCCTACGGCACGGATTCCGCCACGGTCTCGGGCGACATCAACGGCGACGGGACGGCGGATTTCGCGATCACCCTGGCCGGCATCGACGCCGCCCACGCCCTCGCCGTCTCCGATTTCCTGCTGTAA